A single genomic interval of Saccharothrix saharensis harbors:
- a CDS encoding YkvA family protein, with amino-acid sequence MDVLIGVAVGLLGLWLLLILCLFLLRPRGSALSQAVRLLPDVLRLVTRLGRDPGLPRSVRVRLWLLLGYLALPFDLVPDFIPVLGYADDVIVISWVLRSVIRAAGPEVVAAHWPGTPEGLAVVRRLTRT; translated from the coding sequence GTGGACGTCCTCATCGGCGTGGCCGTCGGCCTGCTGGGCCTGTGGCTGCTGCTCATCCTGTGCCTGTTCCTCCTCCGGCCGCGCGGCTCGGCGCTGTCGCAGGCCGTCCGCCTGCTGCCGGACGTCCTGCGCCTGGTCACGCGGCTGGGCCGCGACCCCGGGCTCCCCCGCTCCGTCCGCGTCCGGCTGTGGTTGCTGCTGGGCTACCTCGCCCTGCCGTTCGACCTGGTGCCGGACTTCATCCCGGTGCTCGGGTACGCGGACGACGTGATCGTGATCAGCTGGGTCCTGCGTTCCGTCATCCGCGCCGCCGGGCCCGAGGTCGTGGCCGCGCACTGGCCGGGCACGCCCGAAGGGCTGGCGGTCGTGCGGCGGCTCACGCGGACCTGA
- a CDS encoding Lrp/AsnC family transcriptional regulator codes for MELDDLDWKLLELLQRDGRMTFTELARRVSLSAPATTERVRRLEQAGIVTGYVAVVDTHRLGLPIEAIVRVRVRSLDTPRFRERVVTLAQVRDADHVTGDDCWLLRVVCRSMVELEEFVEQAQRYGDTTTSLVFSSHARNRPVTREVFGGIVSR; via the coding sequence GTGGAACTGGACGATCTGGATTGGAAGTTGTTGGAGCTGCTCCAGCGCGACGGCCGGATGACGTTCACCGAGCTGGCCAGGCGGGTCTCCCTGTCCGCACCCGCGACGACCGAGCGCGTGCGGCGGCTGGAGCAGGCCGGGATCGTCACCGGCTACGTCGCGGTGGTCGACACCCACCGGCTCGGGTTGCCGATCGAGGCCATCGTGCGGGTGCGGGTCCGCAGCCTGGACACGCCGCGGTTCCGCGAGCGGGTGGTGACGCTGGCTCAGGTGCGCGACGCCGACCACGTGACCGGCGACGACTGCTGGCTGCTGCGCGTGGTGTGCCGGTCGATGGTCGAGCTGGAGGAGTTCGTCGAGCAGGCGCAGCGGTACGGCGACACGACCACGTCCCTGGTGTTCTCCTCCCACGCCCGCAACCGGCCCGTGACGCGGGAGGTCTTCGGGGGTATCGTTTCTCGATAA
- a CDS encoding helix-turn-helix domain-containing protein, which translates to MSIQVHLDRLLAERGMTLTELADRVGVTVVNLSILKNGRARAIRFSTLTALCDALDCQPGDLLSHRRG; encoded by the coding sequence GTGAGCATCCAGGTGCACCTGGACCGGCTGCTGGCCGAGCGCGGCATGACGTTGACCGAGTTGGCGGACCGGGTCGGCGTGACCGTGGTCAACCTGTCGATCCTCAAGAACGGCCGGGCCAGGGCGATCCGGTTCAGCACGTTGACCGCCCTGTGCGACGCGTTGGACTGCCAGCCGGGCGACCTGCTCAGCCACCGGCGGGGGTGA
- a CDS encoding NADP-dependent oxidoreductase encodes MKAIAQTEFGDADVLVLRELPDPPIALDQVLVEVRAAGVNPVDRLVRMGYVAGSMPCHFPLVPGWDVAGVVRAVGPAVDGFAVGDEVFGYQRKDHVQHGTYGELVAATERGLAHKPASLSFEEAGGLALTGLTALQALRKVGVSSGDTVLVHAAAGGVGHLAVQVARILGASRVIGTASPRNHGFLRGLGVEPVAYGDALVDNVAELVGGDGKVDVAFDCVGGAALNDSPALVRDPARIVSIVDTNVLELGGRYAYAKPVRADLDWLAEQAGSGALKVEVQQVFPLEQAAEAHRLLEGKHVRGKVVLAV; translated from the coding sequence GTGAAAGCGATCGCGCAGACCGAATTCGGAGATGCCGATGTCCTCGTGCTGCGGGAGCTGCCGGACCCGCCGATCGCGTTGGACCAGGTGCTGGTCGAGGTGCGTGCCGCCGGGGTGAACCCGGTCGACCGGCTGGTGCGCATGGGGTACGTGGCGGGTTCGATGCCGTGCCACTTCCCGCTGGTCCCCGGCTGGGACGTGGCCGGGGTGGTCCGGGCCGTCGGGCCGGCGGTGGACGGGTTCGCCGTCGGTGACGAGGTGTTCGGCTACCAGCGCAAGGACCACGTGCAGCACGGGACGTACGGCGAGCTGGTGGCGGCCACCGAGCGCGGGTTGGCGCACAAACCGGCGTCGCTGTCGTTCGAGGAGGCGGGTGGCCTCGCGCTGACCGGCCTCACCGCGTTGCAGGCGTTGCGCAAGGTCGGGGTGTCCTCGGGCGACACGGTCCTCGTGCACGCCGCCGCCGGTGGTGTCGGCCACCTGGCCGTGCAGGTGGCGCGGATCCTCGGCGCGTCACGCGTGATCGGCACCGCGTCGCCGCGCAACCACGGGTTCCTGCGTGGCCTGGGCGTGGAGCCGGTGGCTTATGGGGACGCGCTGGTGGACAACGTGGCCGAGCTCGTCGGCGGTGACGGGAAGGTCGACGTGGCGTTCGACTGCGTCGGCGGTGCGGCGCTCAACGACTCGCCCGCGCTGGTGCGCGACCCGGCCCGGATCGTGTCCATCGTGGACACCAACGTGCTGGAGCTGGGCGGTCGGTACGCCTACGCCAAGCCCGTGCGGGCGGACCTGGACTGGCTCGCCGAGCAGGCGGGTTCGGGGGCGTTGAAGGTCGAGGTGCAGCAGGTGTTCCCGCTGGAGCAGGCCGCCGAGGCGCACCGGCTGCTGGAGGGCAAGCACGTGCGGGGCAAGGTCGTGCTGGCCGTGTGA
- a CDS encoding inorganic phosphate transporter, which produces MDASLLVIIVVITALVFDFTNGFHDTANSMATSIATGALRPRTAVAFSAVLNLVGALLSVEVAKTISGGIVDDARITPAIVFGGLIGAIMWNLVTWYVGLPSSSSHALFGGLIGATWIASGADAVHFAKVVDKVVAPAIAAPLVAGIVAMLATYLTYRLTKRARRSVTDKGFKAGQIASAALMSLAHGTNDAQKTMGIITLTLITAGTLAPGSEPPLWVILSAAIAIALGTYLGGWRITKTLGSGLTTIEAPQGFAAQTSAATVIMASSHLGFALSTTHVASGGIMGSGLGRQRDGVRWGVAGRMAAAWGLTLPAAGLVGALAGKVASLGTVGVVAVAAAGVGMSLVIWLLSRREPVRPEHVVDEIAAQAETHKVAA; this is translated from the coding sequence GTGGATGCCTCGCTCCTCGTCATCATCGTGGTCATCACAGCTCTGGTCTTCGACTTCACCAACGGCTTCCACGACACCGCGAACTCGATGGCGACCTCCATCGCCACCGGCGCGCTGCGGCCCCGCACGGCCGTCGCGTTCTCCGCGGTGTTGAACCTGGTGGGAGCGTTGCTGTCGGTCGAGGTGGCCAAGACCATCTCCGGCGGGATCGTCGACGACGCCAGAATCACGCCCGCGATCGTGTTCGGCGGGTTGATCGGCGCCATCATGTGGAACCTGGTGACCTGGTACGTCGGGCTGCCGTCGAGCTCGTCGCACGCCCTGTTCGGCGGTCTGATCGGGGCGACCTGGATCGCCTCGGGCGCCGACGCGGTGCACTTCGCGAAGGTCGTGGACAAGGTCGTGGCGCCCGCGATCGCCGCGCCCCTGGTGGCGGGCATCGTGGCGATGCTGGCCACCTACCTGACCTACCGGCTGACCAAGCGGGCCCGCAGGTCGGTGACCGACAAGGGATTCAAGGCGGGCCAGATCGCGTCCGCCGCGCTCATGTCGCTGGCGCACGGCACGAACGACGCCCAGAAGACGATGGGCATCATCACGCTGACCCTGATCACCGCGGGCACGCTCGCGCCCGGCTCCGAGCCGCCGCTGTGGGTGATCCTGAGCGCGGCGATCGCCATCGCGCTGGGCACGTACCTGGGCGGGTGGCGGATCACCAAGACCCTGGGCTCGGGCCTGACCACGATCGAGGCGCCGCAGGGCTTCGCCGCCCAGACCAGTGCGGCGACCGTGATCATGGCGTCCTCGCACCTGGGGTTCGCGCTGTCCACGACGCACGTGGCGTCCGGCGGCATCATGGGCTCCGGCCTGGGCCGCCAGCGCGACGGCGTGCGGTGGGGCGTGGCCGGTCGGATGGCCGCGGCGTGGGGGCTGACGCTGCCGGCGGCGGGCCTGGTCGGCGCGCTCGCGGGCAAGGTCGCGTCCCTGGGCACGGTGGGCGTGGTCGCCGTGGCGGCGGCCGGTGTGGGAATGTCGCTGGTGATCTGGCTGCTGTCGCGCCGGGAACCGGTGCGGCCCGAGCACGTGGTGGACGAGATCGCGGCGCAGGCCGAGACGCACAAGGTGGCAGCGTGA
- a CDS encoding type 1 glutamine amidotransferase, with the protein MTRLLVLQPDADDPPARLGEWLTAAGAVLDVVKPYEDPVPDTLDGYQGVVCLGGAMGALDDAVHPWLADVRKLLSHAVSKNVPLLAVCLGAQLLAVATGGQVRRSPQGPEIGVQLVAKRDAASGDPLFNDLPWTPDVLQFHEDEVGFLPPTAVLLASSPKCANQAFRVGDRAYGVQFHIETTPEVVLGWAAGYPEAVEGVRPGVLDPVRLAEGHEDIREVWQPFAERFVRLAAGELTIHRSLPLV; encoded by the coding sequence GTGACGCGCTTGCTCGTGCTGCAGCCCGATGCCGACGACCCGCCCGCCCGCCTCGGCGAGTGGCTGACCGCCGCCGGGGCGGTGCTGGACGTGGTGAAGCCCTACGAGGACCCGGTCCCCGACACGCTGGACGGCTACCAGGGCGTGGTGTGCCTGGGCGGTGCCATGGGGGCGTTGGACGACGCCGTGCACCCGTGGCTGGCCGATGTGCGCAAGCTCCTGTCGCACGCCGTGTCGAAGAACGTGCCGCTGCTGGCCGTCTGCCTCGGCGCGCAACTGCTCGCCGTGGCCACCGGCGGGCAGGTGCGGCGCAGCCCGCAGGGGCCCGAGATCGGCGTGCAGCTGGTCGCCAAGCGGGACGCGGCGAGCGGCGACCCGTTGTTCAACGACCTGCCGTGGACGCCGGACGTGCTCCAGTTCCACGAGGACGAGGTCGGGTTCCTGCCGCCGACCGCGGTGCTGCTCGCGTCGTCCCCGAAGTGCGCCAACCAGGCGTTCCGGGTGGGTGATCGCGCCTACGGCGTGCAGTTCCACATCGAGACCACGCCGGAAGTGGTTCTGGGTTGGGCGGCGGGGTACCCAGAGGCCGTGGAAGGTGTGCGTCCGGGGGTGCTCGACCCGGTCCGGCTGGCCGAGGGGCACGAGGACATCCGGGAGGTGTGGCAACCGTTTGCCGAACGATTCGTGCGCCTGGCGGCCGGTGAGCTGACGATCCACCGGAGCCTGCCGCTGGTGTGA
- a CDS encoding bifunctional [glutamine synthetase] adenylyltransferase/[glutamine synthetase]-adenylyl-L-tyrosine phosphorylase, translating into MTDPARLPTSPARFGLTEARSGEHLHAAGWWEGRRPSEGNEPILVALSRSPDPDLALRGVDRLREALGDAWPELDQALRDSEALRGRLLAVLGSSTALSDFLVANPDRWHGLVDDEPVDARLFAPALVAAVEGLTGADAVKALRLEYRALLCRIAAADLAHVVEPEQLYVNYDDVASLLSDLAVAALRAALDVAGRQVPRSDECRLAVIAMGKCGARELNYVSDVDVVFVGEGDLAVATRLAGAVMQVAGQACFEVDAALRPEGKAGALVRTLDGHATYYQRWARTWEFQALLKARPVAGDEELGRRYMDVVRPLVWTAAEREDFVPDVQAMRRRVEDHVPADLTDRELKLGRGGLRDVEFAVQLLQLVHGRGDEELRITTTTQALAALGRGGYIGRADAADFGRAYRFLRTLEHRLQLQRLLRTHLFPADDDVAALRWLARASGLQAEGGLSEGQVLLTEFRKRANQVRRLHEKLFYRPLLQAVANVPTEALRLTTSQAAARLAALGYAAPDGALKHIEALTRGVSRRARIQTALLPVLLDLFATTPDPDRGLLAYRKVSEALAETPWYLRLLRDEGTVVDRLAALLGTSKLVPDLLVRAPEVLPLLADTDALVGRDPMTIGNPLRSAVSRYRDLDRAVTAARSLRRQELLRVASADLLGLVPLRTVCVSLSEVWVAVLQAALDAVVRSAGEPAASIAVIGMGRLGGRELGYGSDADVMFVCEPAPGVSDADAARYASSVVEQVRRLLSAPSQDPPLQVDTDLRPEGRQGPLVRTLDSYRAYYAQWAELWEAQALLRARVIGGDADLGARFVEMIDPVRYPAKGLDAGAVREIRRIKARVEAERLPRGADPSTHTKLGRGGLADVEWTVQLLQLQHAFEVPGLRTPSTVRGLRAATEAGLVSEDDSSALREAWEVATRARNAVMLVKGKAGDQLPTVGRDLAGVASAMGHAGEPGEFLDAYRRTTRRARAVIERIFYGS; encoded by the coding sequence ATGACCGATCCAGCCCGTCTCCCCACGTCCCCCGCGCGGTTCGGCCTGACCGAGGCCCGCAGCGGTGAGCACCTGCACGCGGCCGGCTGGTGGGAGGGTCGCCGGCCGAGCGAGGGCAACGAGCCGATCCTGGTGGCGCTGTCCCGCAGCCCGGACCCGGACCTGGCGCTGCGCGGGGTCGACCGGTTGCGGGAGGCGCTCGGCGACGCCTGGCCCGAGCTGGACCAGGCGTTGCGCGACAGCGAGGCGTTGCGCGGCCGGCTGCTGGCAGTGCTCGGCTCGTCCACCGCGCTGTCGGACTTCCTGGTCGCCAACCCCGACCGCTGGCACGGCCTGGTGGACGACGAACCGGTGGACGCCCGGTTGTTCGCGCCCGCCCTGGTCGCCGCGGTCGAGGGGCTGACCGGCGCGGACGCCGTGAAGGCGCTGCGGCTGGAGTATCGGGCGCTGCTGTGCCGGATCGCCGCCGCGGACCTGGCGCACGTGGTCGAGCCGGAGCAGCTCTACGTCAACTACGACGACGTGGCCAGCCTGCTGTCGGACCTGGCGGTGGCCGCGTTGCGGGCCGCGCTGGACGTCGCCGGGCGACAGGTGCCGCGGTCGGACGAGTGCCGGCTCGCGGTGATCGCGATGGGCAAGTGCGGCGCGCGGGAGCTGAACTACGTCAGCGACGTGGACGTGGTGTTCGTCGGCGAGGGCGACCTGGCCGTGGCGACCCGGCTGGCCGGCGCGGTGATGCAGGTCGCCGGGCAGGCGTGCTTCGAGGTGGACGCGGCGCTGCGGCCGGAGGGCAAGGCGGGCGCGCTGGTGCGCACGCTGGACGGCCACGCCACCTACTACCAGCGGTGGGCGCGGACGTGGGAGTTCCAGGCGCTGCTCAAGGCGCGACCGGTGGCCGGTGACGAGGAGCTGGGCCGGCGGTACATGGACGTGGTGCGGCCCCTGGTGTGGACGGCCGCCGAGCGGGAGGACTTCGTGCCCGACGTGCAGGCCATGCGCCGCCGCGTCGAGGACCACGTGCCCGCCGACCTGACCGACCGGGAGCTGAAGCTGGGCCGGGGTGGGCTGCGTGACGTCGAGTTCGCCGTGCAGCTGCTGCAACTCGTGCACGGTCGCGGTGACGAGGAGCTGCGCATCACCACGACCACGCAGGCGTTGGCCGCGTTGGGGCGCGGCGGGTACATCGGTCGCGCGGACGCCGCCGACTTCGGCCGCGCCTACCGGTTCCTGCGCACGTTGGAGCACCGGTTGCAGTTGCAGCGGCTGCTGCGCACCCACCTGTTCCCCGCCGACGACGACGTGGCCGCGCTGCGGTGGCTGGCGCGCGCGTCCGGGTTGCAGGCCGAGGGCGGGCTGTCGGAGGGCCAGGTGCTGCTCACCGAGTTCCGCAAGCGCGCCAACCAGGTGCGCAGGCTGCACGAGAAGCTGTTCTACCGGCCGCTGCTGCAGGCCGTCGCGAACGTGCCGACCGAGGCGTTGCGGCTGACGACGTCCCAGGCCGCGGCACGGCTCGCCGCGCTGGGCTACGCCGCCCCGGACGGCGCGCTGAAGCACATCGAGGCGCTGACCAGGGGCGTTTCCCGGCGGGCGCGGATCCAGACGGCGCTGCTGCCCGTGCTGCTCGACCTGTTCGCGACCACGCCGGACCCGGATCGGGGTCTGCTGGCGTACCGGAAGGTGTCCGAGGCGCTGGCCGAGACGCCCTGGTACCTGCGGCTGCTGCGGGACGAGGGCACGGTGGTCGACCGGCTGGCCGCGCTGCTGGGCACCTCGAAGCTCGTGCCGGACCTGCTGGTCCGCGCGCCGGAGGTGCTGCCACTGCTGGCCGACACCGACGCGCTGGTCGGCCGCGACCCGATGACGATCGGCAACCCGCTGCGCAGCGCCGTGTCCCGGTACCGGGACCTGGACCGCGCGGTCACCGCGGCCCGGTCGTTGCGCCGCCAGGAGCTGCTGCGGGTGGCGTCGGCCGACCTGCTCGGGCTGGTGCCGCTGCGGACGGTGTGCGTGTCGCTGTCCGAGGTGTGGGTGGCGGTGTTGCAGGCGGCGCTGGACGCGGTGGTGCGGTCGGCGGGTGAGCCTGCGGCGTCCATCGCGGTCATCGGCATGGGCCGGCTCGGCGGGCGCGAGCTGGGGTACGGCTCGGACGCCGACGTGATGTTCGTGTGCGAGCCCGCGCCGGGGGTGAGCGACGCGGACGCCGCCCGGTACGCGTCGTCCGTGGTGGAGCAGGTGCGGCGGTTGCTCAGCGCGCCCAGCCAGGACCCGCCGTTGCAGGTGGACACCGACCTGCGGCCGGAGGGCAGGCAAGGGCCCCTGGTGCGCACGCTCGACTCCTACCGGGCCTACTACGCGCAGTGGGCCGAGCTGTGGGAGGCGCAGGCGTTGCTGCGGGCCCGCGTCATCGGCGGCGACGCCGACCTCGGCGCGCGGTTCGTCGAGATGATCGACCCGGTGCGGTACCCGGCGAAGGGGCTGGACGCCGGGGCCGTGCGGGAGATCCGGCGCATCAAGGCTCGCGTCGAGGCCGAGCGGCTGCCGCGCGGCGCCGACCCGTCCACCCACACCAAGCTGGGCCGCGGCGGGCTCGCCGACGTCGAGTGGACCGTGCAGCTGCTGCAGCTCCAGCACGCGTTCGAGGTGCCGGGCCTGCGCACGCCGTCGACCGTGCGCGGGCTGCGTGCGGCGACCGAGGCGGGGCTGGTGTCCGAGGACGACTCGTCGGCGCTGCGGGAGGCGTGGGAGGTGGCGACCCGGGCGCGCAACGCCGTGATGCTGGTGAAGGGCAAGGCCGGCGACCAGTTGCCCACCGTCGGGCGCGACCTGGCGGGCGTGGCGTCGGCGATGGGGCACGCGGGTGAGCCCGGCGAGTTCCTGGACGCCTACCGGCGCACCACGCGCCGCGCGCGGGCCGTGATCGAGCGCATCTTCTACGGGTCCTGA
- a CDS encoding GNAT family N-acetyltransferase — MTRHDDLAEFWALTGDFFNADPVFHTIPIAAIDRRLNHAAPEDEPPLLVSVTEDGVLVAAALRTPPWPLTLSGVAPEWAEVVADALAGAVELPGVNGPRDSAEAFVVAWAARTGCGAREHMALRLYQLGDLTVPDVPGAARLATSDDLDLLSRWRTAFAEEAAVQTAEVDSVERSRLMVNISMAAGNGHLIWYQGDTPVAWAGASAPASGMSRIGPVYTPPEHRRHGYGAAVTAACALWAREHGAEHVVLYTDLANPTSNSIYQRIGFRAVVDSAEFVFTPAGG; from the coding sequence GTGACGAGACACGATGACCTGGCGGAGTTCTGGGCGCTGACCGGGGACTTCTTCAACGCCGACCCGGTGTTCCACACGATCCCGATCGCCGCGATCGACCGCAGGCTCAACCACGCGGCACCCGAGGACGAGCCGCCGCTGCTGGTCAGCGTCACGGAGGACGGCGTGCTGGTGGCCGCGGCCCTGCGCACACCGCCGTGGCCGCTGACGCTGAGCGGTGTCGCACCGGAGTGGGCCGAGGTCGTCGCGGACGCCCTGGCCGGTGCCGTGGAACTCCCCGGCGTCAACGGGCCGCGTGACTCGGCAGAGGCTTTCGTCGTCGCCTGGGCCGCCCGCACCGGCTGCGGCGCCCGCGAGCACATGGCGTTGCGCCTCTACCAGCTCGGCGACCTCACCGTCCCCGACGTTCCCGGCGCGGCCCGCCTGGCGACCTCGGACGACCTCGACCTGCTCAGCCGCTGGCGCACCGCCTTCGCCGAGGAGGCGGCCGTCCAGACGGCCGAGGTGGACAGCGTGGAGCGGTCCCGGCTCATGGTGAACATCAGCATGGCGGCCGGGAACGGTCACCTGATCTGGTACCAGGGCGACACACCGGTGGCGTGGGCCGGTGCGAGCGCCCCGGCGTCCGGCATGTCCCGCATCGGCCCCGTCTACACCCCGCCGGAGCACCGCAGGCACGGCTACGGCGCGGCCGTCACCGCGGCGTGCGCGTTGTGGGCGCGCGAGCACGGCGCGGAGCACGTCGTCCTCTACACCGACCTGGCGAACCCGACGTCGAACTCGATCTACCAGCGGATCGGGTTCCGGGCGGTGGTCGACTCGGCGGAGTTCGTGTTCACCCCCGCCGGTGGCTGA
- a CDS encoding rhodanese-like domain-containing protein — MNNTLRFPAADPAAAAAFFAAELAFEADPDDVVRDLLAGTTEGFRLVETRSAEAFARLRIPGAINLPHWDVDETTTAGWDRDLVYVCYCESFECNAATKGALKLSRLGFKVKRLAGGITTWHASGYPVEGGTVAAGAHVNPHGIACDC, encoded by the coding sequence ATGAACAACACGCTCCGCTTCCCCGCCGCCGACCCCGCTGCCGCCGCCGCGTTCTTCGCCGCCGAGCTGGCCTTCGAGGCCGACCCGGACGACGTGGTCCGCGACCTCCTGGCCGGCACGACCGAGGGGTTCCGGCTCGTCGAGACCCGCAGTGCCGAGGCGTTCGCCCGCCTGCGCATCCCCGGCGCGATCAACCTCCCGCACTGGGACGTGGACGAGACCACGACCGCGGGCTGGGACCGGGACCTGGTCTACGTCTGCTACTGCGAGAGCTTCGAGTGCAACGCGGCCACCAAGGGCGCGCTCAAGCTGTCGCGGCTCGGGTTCAAGGTGAAGCGGCTGGCCGGTGGCATCACGACCTGGCACGCGTCCGGCTACCCCGTGGAGGGTGGGACGGTGGCCGCGGGCGCACACGTGAACCCGCACGGGATCGCCTGCGACTGCTGA